Genomic window (Vibrio coralliirubri):
GCAATCAAGGCGTTATCGTTCATCGCAGCTGCAATAGGAACGCCACGTGAAATCGCCTCACCTTTACCACTCAAGTGTTTATCAAAGCCATGGTTACCAACGTAAACCGCATCATCTTTAATGCCACAGTCTTTAAGCACATCACTCAACAACACACCTGTCCACTGCGAACAATAAACACCAGCATTGTTCCATTGATTGCCTTTAGTGCTCGGATAAAAATTGTTACGGCTGTTACCACCACACTCCAACACAAGGCTTTGCGTGTGATGTTTAAACTTAGATTTGAGCTCAGCTATCGTGTAGGTTTTACTCTGTTTTACCGATTCACCTTTCACTTCAAAGGTCCAAGTATCTGGGTCCATCTCCGTAAAATCTGGCATCAAGCCATTCCAACGAACAAAGGGAACATCTGCAGGGGTCACAGCAGGTGCAAGCATACTTTCTGGCGGATACGCATTCAAAGGGTTGGTATTTAAAACGGTGTAGTAATCCGGTAGATCTTCTGCTTTTGCCCACGTTAATGCATTGATGTCCAGTGCTGCTAAACCTTCAGGGCGATTCGCGGCAAACACCCACGACACCGGCAATGCAGAAACTGCGGTTGCTGAAAGCGCGGCTTTAAGGAACTGTCTTCTATCTAAACTCATTGTGGTGACCCTGTGTTGTTCAGTTGGTAAAAGTAATTAGCTAACTTCTTGATGTCTTCTTCTGACAATAGTTGCGCGACTTTGGACATCGTTTTGTCCTCACGCTTGCCACTTTTAAAGTCAGTCAGTTGCTCAGTAAGGTAGACTTGGTTTTGCCACTTAAGGTTGGGGATAGACGGAAACGAGGTATCGTTGTTACTGCCATGACAAGCAATGCACATATTGGCGAGTTGCTGGTACTCAGCTGCCGAAGCGACAGTCGATAAAAAGAGTAACATCAAAGCTAAAGCGGACTTACGCAAAGCTTCTCCTTAGATTTAGATCAACAAAATAGATTAACTGGCTGTTTATTGAGCGCATTACAGCAAATCACTCGGTCGATTTAAATTCAATTAGATTTAACCTCTGTTCAATTTTACTGAACGGATTTAAAAAACCAATGAGATACACTTAATTCATACTCTCTAGCTGTCCATTTTAAATGTGTGGTTTATCTTTTATTCCAACTCCTCTCATCTAACTCAGAAACAGACCGATCGTAGTCAGTTCAAATAAGTCACAAATATCTGGGTGATTGCTCTTTATCCCTTTAAGTTTTTTTGCTTAGATACAATTTCAACCATCTGACAATTAAAGGGATTTCGTCATATGAAAATCAAAACATCTGCGATTTTCGTACTCTCCGCTCTAGCGCTACCATCTCATGCCAACGAGTGTGGTGAGTTCACGATAGCCGACATGAACTGGAACTCGGCAAGCCTAATAGCACACGTAGACCAATTTATTCTTAATGAAGGTTATGGCTGCGATGCACAACTGATCCCCGGAGATAGCGTTCCAACGGGTACCTCTATGATCGAAAAAGGTCAGCCTGATGTCGCGCCCGAACTTTGGACAAACGGAATCAAAGAAGCACTCGACAAAGGCGTAGCGGATAAACGGTTACGTTATGCAGGTAAGTCGCTGGTTAATGGGGGTGAAGAAGGGTTTTGGGTCCCAAACTACCTAGTTGAACAGTATCCAGAGCTCACGACTATCGAAGGTGTGATTAAAAACGCAAAGCTGTTTGAACACCCAGAAGATGATGAGAAGTTTGCGTTTTATAGCTGCCCTGCGGGTTGGACTTGTCAGATTACCTCCGGTCACCTGTTCGATGCGCTTAAGTTAGAAGATCACAATTTTGAAATGGTTGATCCCGGCTCAGGCGCCGCTTTAGCAGGTACGATAGCGAAAGCTTACGAACGCAAAAAAGCATGGTTTGGGTATTACTGGTCGCCTACGCCTGTGCTAGGTAAGTATGAGATGGTTAAAGTTGATTTTGGTAGCGGTATCGACGTCGAGGAATTTCGAAACTGCACTACTCAACCTGACTGTGAATCACCTAAAGTGACCATGTTCCCACCAGCGCCGGTTCACACGGTAACAACGGAGAGCTTCGCAACTAGCCAGCCTCTTGCCTACGAATACTTCCAGAAACGTGGTTTCACCAATCAGAAAATGAGCCAGATGTTAGCTTGGATGGAAGAAAATCAAGCGGATGCAGAAGAAGCTATGTATTACTTCTTAGAAAGCTCTCCAGAAGTTTGGAAGCCTTGGGTATCTGAAGAGATCGCAAGTAAGGTTCAACAAGCCCTTTAGAGCGAAGATTCAAAGGCATAGCCCTAGTCTCCGTTTTCGCATCTAAAGTAAGTTCGTTACAGGGAACAGAAAGAAGATGGAGTTTGAGAGTTTGAGAGTTTGAGAGTTTGAGAGTTTGAGAAAGATTACTCGAAGTTAAAGAAATACGTTTCGCTTAAACTCTATGCAGATACAAAAAGACCACGCTAGGCGTGGTCTATTGCTTGGCTACTTCTCGATTTTAATATTTTCAACTCGGGCCTTTAGTTTTTGTCCCGGTCTGAAAGTAACAACACGTCGAGCAGAAATTGGAATGTCTTCACCAGTTTTCGGGTTACGACCAGGTCGCTCGTTTTTCTCGCGAAGATCAAAATTACCAAAACCAGACAGTTTTACCTGTTCGCCATTTTCGAGTGCTTTACGAACTTCTTCGAAAAACACCTCAACCGTTTCCTTGGCATCCCGCTTGCTGTATCCGAGTGTCTCAAACAGGTTCTCAGCCAAATCGGCCTTCGTGAGTGCCATAAAACTTTCCTCAAAGCTATGTTAAACATTGCTACTATCGTGAGTAGCGCCAAAGCATTTACCCTATTCAATCAATGAGATAAGGTCATTTACAAGGAAAGTGTATGCCAAGCTTCTGATTTTCGCCAACTTTTTTATCTTAACTATTTAATTATTCTTTCAAATCAGAAAGATAACTCGCTTCAAAATTCACATATATAGCTAAAAACCATCTACTCAACAGCTACCAAATGGAGTTATATTCTATATAAATAACACTTGGTAGAATTTAAAACTTTAGCGATCTAAATAATAATTTTTGAGACTTTTCTCCGATACCCAATAAAATCAGCCACTTGATTTGATATGGGACTCAACAGAGGTTACTAATTAAGCGTTATTAAATATGAGATTTGTATCATTTCAGAATTTAATTCGAATTCACTTATAACAACCCATGTTCTTTTGGGGTTTTAATCAGTAATCCAATCATTATAGGAAAGCTTCTTTGGCACAACATGCAAATGATGGGCAATAAACGGCTATTGTTCATCTACAAAGTAAGCCTCAAAACAGAGAGCCCACCTAGAGGTTCTTTAAGTGAAAGTTCGTTCCCTGAAACTAACTGTTATGTTATAACATATCTACATTATCACTAATTTTGTGGATTGAATGAGAGACATCGAAGCGATCATCGAGCACGTAAAACAAGGCTGTAAAACAAACGGAAAACAGTTTACCGCTAAAAGACTGTTGATACTGCGTGCACTGGTTCATGCCGACAAAGCGCTGTCTGCGTATGAAATCGTTGAATATTGTAAGGAACACTTTGATCAACATGTTCAAGCGATGTCGGTTTATCGAGTGTTGGAGTTTCTTGAAGAGCAGCACTTAGCGCACAAGCTGCAAGTCTCTAATAAATACATACTTTGCGACCATATCCTTTGCGATCATGAGCACGGCATCCCGCAGTTTTTGATTTGCTCTAAGTGCGACAAAATCAGCGAGCAAACCATCGCCCCTTCCATCATTCGCGATCTTCAATCTCACGCAAAGCAAGAAGGCTTTACTGTAACAAGCCCCCAGTTAGAGATTAGCTGCGTATGTGATGAATGCGTCGACACATAAATATTTCGCTCCATCAATGGTGGTAGGCCCTGCGGACTAAAAAAATAAAGAGCTCAATATGTTAAGAAGAAACCCTAGCGGCCATATGCCGAACGTATCGGAAACCGCCTTCATTGACCCGACCGCTATCATCTGCGGGAAAGTCATCATTGAAGATAACGTGTTTATCGGCCCCTACGCCGTCATTCGTGCCGACGAGGTTAACGAACAAGGTGACATGGAAGCAATCGTGATTAAGCGCGATACCAATATTCAAGATGGTGTCGTCATACACTCAAAAGCAGGAGCAGCGGTTACCATTGGAGAACGCTCTTCTATCGCTCACCGCTCTATCATTCATGGGCCATGTGAAGTTTGTGACGATGTCTTTATTGGCTTCAACTCGGTGGTATTCAATGCTGTGATTGGCAAAGGTTGCGTCATTCGCCACAACTGTGTGGTAGATGGTCTCGATTTACCGGAAAACTTCCATGTTCCACCAATGACCAATATAGGCTCAGGGTTTGACTTAAATAGCATCTCCAAAGTACCGCCTGAATACTCCGCATTTTCAGAGTCTGTGGTATCAGCCAACCACACCCTAGTTCAAGGCTACAGGAGAATTGCTAATGAGCTCTGATAAGTCACCTATGTTAAGCATTCCAACCAACATTATTACCGGGTTCCTTGGAGTGGGAAAAACCTCTGCGATTCTCAACCTGATGAAGAACAAACCAGAAAATGAACACTGGGCTGTGTTAGTGAATGAGTTTGGAGAAATCGGCGTTGATGGTAGCTTGATTCAAGGCAACCAGACCACACAACAAGTGTTCATTCGTGAAGTACCCGGTGGTTGCATGTGTTGTGCGGCAGGTTTACCGATGCAAATCGCGCTCAATCAACTGCTTAACGAAGCCAAACCCGATCGTTTGTTAATCGAACCAACAGGGCTTGGTCACCCTAAAGAAGTGCTGCAAGTTTTGTCCTCTGAACATTACCGTAAAGTACTATCACTGCAGAAAAACGTTACCTTAGTCGATGCACGGAAGCTCTCTGATTCTCGCTATGCAGATCACGATACCTTCAATCAGCAAATCACCATTGCCGATACCGTAGTTGGTAACAAAGTCGACCTATACCAAGATGGCGACGCAGAGAAACTGGCTGAATACGTGACTGAAATTTGTCACCCGAATACCAAGCTAGTCTTCGCTCACCATGGAAAAATCCCTTTTGAAGAGTTCGAAGGAGATACAAATTTCTTTGGTCAACAAGCGCACCACCATCATCACCACCAAGAAAAGCCGCTCGCTTCAGAATTACCGATGCCAGAAAGCGGCATGATCAAAGCGACTAACCAAGGTGAAGGTTTTGAAAGCGTTGGTTGGCGATTCTCAGCAGAGAAACTGTTTGACCACCAGCGTTTGAGACACTTTTTAGTTGGATTGAAAGCTGAGCGGATGAAAGCGGTATTCATTACTCAAAGTGGTATTTTCGGGTACAACTTAACAGAGGATGGCTTGACGGAATCAGAACTCGATGAGTGTATCGAAACCAGAATAGAAGTGATCGGTCTTGAAATAGACGACGATCTAGAGGGCCAGTTGCTTGAATGCATGATCGCTTAAGTCATAGAAAGAAATAAACCCACTAACCTTGTATACCAAAGCTAGTGGGCTTATTTGTCATTCAAAGCTGCTCATGCAATATCAGTTTTCTTCAATCATTTTGCTCGGCAAGTGTTTGTGTCGCTTTAGTATTCGATACATTCGCAGGTTTCACAATCAAACCAATCCCGACAAGAAACAGTATTGATGCAACAACCTGAGCGACTGACAGCACCTCGTCGTACATAAAGTAACCACTGATCAATGCGAAGATAGGCACTAACAAGGTTAACGGCGCAGTCGTGCTTAAAGGGTATTGGATTAGCAGCTTATTCCATACCCAATAACCAAATAGCGTGGTTGGGTAAGCCTGAAACAGCACCGCAATCGTCGTGTTCCAATCCCATTGTTCGATGCCCTGCCAGATAATTTGGTCACCGTGTAACATCACGGCAAATAACACTAATGGCACTGGAGCAAACAGCATCCCCCAGACATTAAACGCAAAAGCTTGAATGGTTTTCGATGCCTTAACAATCACGCCCATCAAGGTCCAACTGCACGCCGCAATCATAATCAAGATCACGCCATTAACGGTGACATTACCCGTTGCTGCAGATACCAATACCGCCAACGCACACATGGCTAGCATCGCACCCAATAACTTACGAACGGAAGCACTCTCCTTGAATACCCACACGCCAACCGCCATGCCGATTAATACGTTGGTTGAAAGCAAGACCGATGAAAGCCCAGACGATAAACCAGCTGTGATCGACCATGAAGCCATACCCCAGATACCCACACCGAACACAAAGCCATAACTCACTAAGTAGCGCCAAGCGACATTAGGTCTCGCTACAAAAAATATCACCGGAATCACCGCTAGCGAAAAACGCGCGGCGGTTGCCAACAACGGATGAACATTAGTCACACCCATTTTGATCATCGAGAAGTTGAATCCCCAAATCGCCATGACGAATACCGCTAACAACAAATCATTTCTTTTCATACTGACCCCTCCTTTGTTTCGAATGAGTATCCCTTGAACAATAAAACCAGTACAGATACAATTTTTACAATAAAAACCAGTACAGTTAATAGCGGTCGTGACAATGAGTATCTACAGAAAGCTAGCCAATCAGTTTATCGATGAGATAGAAACAGGCAAAAGACCGGAAGGCGGACGCATGCCTTCGCTACGTCAATTGGCCAAGCAACAAGCCATCAGCATGTCGACCGTGGTGAGCTGTTACCAAGAACTGGAATCACAAGGCTGGATACATTCTCGACCGCAAGCGGGGTATTTTGTCTCGCCTCACAAGCCGTCTCACTCAACGCCTGAGTGGGCACAGTTTGAAAGTAAGGTATCTAGCGTTAAGCAAACCTCTTCGACCTACAACTCAATCAACGGACCTTTAGGGGGTTCGAGCACCACCAATGATGAACAGTCGATCGTTGAATTAGAACGAAGTTTTCGTCGCGCTATTAAACGGATGGGCAGCAGGCTCAACCACTACCCAGATACACAAGGTGAGCCGATGTTGCGACAGGCATTATCCACTCACTTTGCCAAGCTCGATGTGCACTTTTCACCTGAAGAAATGGTGATCACCGCTGGCTGTATGTCAGCGATTAAGGCCGCTCTTGAATCGTGTACCAAAGAAGGCGACACCATTGCGATTAGCTCTCCTTGTTTCAATGGTATTCTAGAGTTGCTCGGAAAGATGTCACGTCAGATCATAGAAATCCCATCGCTCGATGATGGTGTCGACTTGCAACAGCTGGAAGCGCATTTGAAGAACAAGCGAGTCGATGCCGCGATCTTTTGTACTTCTCATATGAACCCTCAGGGAATCAATATGTCGGCAAGTCAAAAACAGAAGCTTGCCGAATTAGCGAATCAATATCGAGTCCCGATCATTGAAGATGATGTGTATCTTGAACTGTCTTACTCCTCACACACACCACTCCCAGCGAAGTACTACGACAAAGGCGGCTATGTCTTATGGTGTGGATCAGTATCGAAAAGTTTGTCACCGAGTTACCGTTTGGGGTGGTGTTTGCCGGGGAGGTTTATCAACGAGTACAAGGCTCAGTTCTCTGCTGCGAGCTACGGAGTTGCCCTGCCTACTCAACTTGCGGTTGCTGACTTTATTGAATCTGGCCAATACGCTAAGCACGTGAGGAGAAGATGCTCTCAGATCTTGTCTTTGCGCCAACAATACCTAAGTTATTTGGCTCAGCACCTTCCTCAAGATGTGAAGATAAGTAACCCACAAGGTGGCATGGTGCTTTGGCTGCAAATCCCAAACTTGAACCAAGTAACCTTTGCTCGGGCAATTGCCGACCAGAACATTGATATTAGGCTTGGACACCTGTTCAGCACTCTCGACCTTTACAGTAACTGCTTACGCATCAATATTGGGTATTCGTTAGAGGGTGAAACTAAGCAGCAATTGGATGCCTTAATTGAGCTTATCCACATTCACAGCTAATAGCTAACAGCTAACAGCTAACAGCTAACAGCTAACAGCTAACAGCCTTTCAAAATCCGCTTTTTTAAAAGCCTTCGAATGCCGAATTTTAATAGCCTTTTGTCATAAAAAAGAGGGCTATTATTCCTATCTTGATTCGGTTAAAGCCCCGAACCGTAAGGAAACCCACTCGCCTCAAAACCCTTAAATGCTGAGTTTGCAAGCACCCGCAAATTTATGCAACTTGGCTAATGACACATCACTTTTTATCGTCAATATACAGCCGTCAGCGCTGGCGTTTTCCTGTATTTGAAGAGAACTATTATGAGTGATAAAACAAAAAACAAACCACTACCTTCCTTTATCGAAGAACGCTTGAACTTCTATATTCAAGACCTGATTACCCAGAATCAAAGCCAAAAGCATTTGGTATTGGGTAAACGCCCCCAGCGCAGTGCCGTTGTGATGCAGAGCAATGATTACCTAGCGCTGTCACACAACAAACAGATCCAACAAGCCCATCAAGCGGCGATCTGTGAGCACGATGACAACGTGGTGATGTCTGCCATTTTCTTACAAGATGAGCAGTCTAAACCCGCATTTGAAACAGAACTCGCTAACTATGTCGGAATGGAGAGCTGTATGCTTTCTCAATCAGGCTGGGCGGCCAATATTGGGCTATTGCAAACCATCTGCCCACCGGAGACACCTGTGTATATTGATTTCCTTGCACACATGTCGCTATGGGAAGGAATCCGCGCTGCCGGCGCAGTTGCCCACCCGTTTATGCATAACAATATGAATCACCTACGCAAACAGTTAGAACGCCACGGCTCAGGCGTCATTGTTGTCGACTCGGTTTACAGCACAATCGGCACCATTGCCCCACTGCGCGACATCTACGAAATGGCGCAAGAGTTTGATTGTGCGGTCGTCGTTGATGAATCCCATTCACTGGGTACACATGGAGAGAATGGTGCAGGCTTAGTGCAAGCATTGGGGCTCACCAACCAAGTCGACTTCATCACCGTTAGCTTGGCAAAAACCTTTGCTTATCGCGCTGGGGCAATCCTTGGCCCTAAACAACTGTCTAGAACCTTGCCGTTTGTGGCGTACCCTGCGATTTTTAGCTCAACAGTGTTACCACAAGAAGTGGTTCGTTTAGAGAAAACGTTAGAGGTGATCAAAGGTGCGGAAGGCAAACGAGAAGCCTTATTCAATCGGGCAAAATCGCTAACTACGGGGCTAAAACGAATTGGCTTTAACATCCGCAGTGAGTCTCAAATTGTAGCGTTAGAGTGCGGCAATGAGAGAAACACTGAACGTGTGCGTGACTTCCTAGAACAGCGCGATGTGTTCGGTGCGGTATTCTGCCGCCCTGCGACTGGCAAGAACAAAAACATCATCCGTTTTTCAGTGAATGCCGACATGACGCCAAAAGACATTGACCATGTGCTCACGGTTTGTCACGAAGCGTACCATCACCCCGAGTTAGAGTTCGTGTAACCTTTTTCGAACCATATTTATAACCAACACTAACGGCAGGACTGAATGGACGCTATCATGTCGCGATACAAAAAGAGCCCAGCAATTCGCTGAGCTCTTTCTTGTATTTATGTCTACCCAATTACCGTGAACTTCAGACTATGACATCCACTAAATCCAGTGAGCAATTTTATCGAACAGTCGGTTTTTGTCCGCCGGTTTAACAATAAAGTCCGACATTCCTGACGATTCCATCTTTTCCAAGGTAACGGGAGAACTGTCACCCGTGTGAGCAATAATCGGCACCGAAGAGTATTCTTTGTCGGCACTTCGAATACGGCGAGAAGCTTCAACACCGTCCATGATTGGCATTTCAATATCCATTAGGATCAAGTCGATGTCGTCGGTATCAAGCGCATCTAAGGCTTGTTGACCGTCTTCTTTCTGCACAACATCAAAGCCCTGTTTTTCCAATAACATTGCAGTAAATCGGCGTAGAGACTCGTTGTCATCGACCACCATAATGGTACGTTTAGTTGTGGCCTCTAGCGGTTTTACTGCAACCGATGGCATCACATAGTTGGAGTCAAACAGTAAACGATCAATGGTCGCTTTGGTATTCAGTAGCCAAACTTGTGTTTCTACCCAAATAGGCTCGAAAGAGATGTTACGCACACGCTTGATAGGATGACGCTCATACAAGTAAATGATTCGCGCCTCAGTGAACGAAAGTAACGATTCAATCCTATCGAGGCAATTTGCTCTTAAATCCAAGCTCTCCATATCAGCGAAAATCAAGTCGAACTCAAATTGATATTCCTTATTCTGAAGCGCTGACGCCACATCCAAAATCTCGAGGTCAAAGCCCATAAAGCGAGATATTTCAGTCATTTTGCTGGAAAGCACTGTCTGATCACTGATCATCAATACCGTCTTGAGTTTAGTCAGTTCGCTCTTGATTTCCTGCACCGAATTGGAAGTCAAAGATGGGAAAATCATCGTGAACTGTGTCCATTGATCCACTTCAGACTGACATTTAATTTCACCACCAAACGAGCGCATGACCTTCTGACAAAATGGCAAACCTAAACCGTAATTACCCGACCTGCCTGTCGTGTAAAAGTCTTGGAAAATACGACGAATAATATCGTTCGTTATACCAGAGCCGTTGTCCGTCACCATAATTTGGTTCGTCACTTCATCACTGAACATGGTGACATGAATATGAAAATCTTCAGGGCTACGATGATGGAACGCATTCTTGAACAGGTTATACATGACGTATTTCAGCAAGGTGTCGCTGCCCAAGAACTCAAAGTTGCTCTGCACATCCAAGGAGATTGCTGACTTATCAGCAGAGCGCTTGTAATTGAAGCTGTCTATTGCATCCTCAACCACAGCTTGCGCTGAATGCTTCTTAAACGTAGAGCGAGAGACTCGGTTTTCATCAATTGAAGTCAGTAACAGATCTATCGTTTCGTTACCGGAATGAATGATCTCCATCGCTTCA
Coding sequences:
- a CDS encoding molybdopterin-dependent oxidoreductase, whose amino-acid sequence is MSLDRRQFLKAALSATAVSALPVSWVFAANRPEGLAALDINALTWAKAEDLPDYYTVLNTNPLNAYPPESMLAPAVTPADVPFVRWNGLMPDFTEMDPDTWTFEVKGESVKQSKTYTIAELKSKFKHHTQSLVLECGGNSRNNFYPSTKGNQWNNAGVYCSQWTGVLLSDVLKDCGIKDDAVYVGNHGFDKHLSGKGEAISRGVPIAAAMNDNALIAWEMNGEPIPYLHGYPLRTVFGGRPASVSQKCTTGISIRNKIHDGHKMAAPAYQVPKNPIAPGEKVDNKDFRIIEEMIVKSLITSPKSGTEFALGKKVKVSGHAWAGLRTVEKLQVSYDYGTTWHDAKLNKPVNKGAWQQWEADLDLPMTGYYEIWAKATDSEGDSQPVVQPQWNPKGYLFNGCHRIAVRVS
- a CDS encoding PLP-dependent aminotransferase family protein, producing the protein MSIYRKLANQFIDEIETGKRPEGGRMPSLRQLAKQQAISMSTVVSCYQELESQGWIHSRPQAGYFVSPHKPSHSTPEWAQFESKVSSVKQTSSTYNSINGPLGGSSTTNDEQSIVELERSFRRAIKRMGSRLNHYPDTQGEPMLRQALSTHFAKLDVHFSPEEMVITAGCMSAIKAALESCTKEGDTIAISSPCFNGILELLGKMSRQIIEIPSLDDGVDLQQLEAHLKNKRVDAAIFCTSHMNPQGINMSASQKQKLAELANQYRVPIIEDDVYLELSYSSHTPLPAKYYDKGGYVLWCGSVSKSLSPSYRLGWCLPGRFINEYKAQFSAASYGVALPTQLAVADFIESGQYAKHVRRRCSQILSLRQQYLSYLAQHLPQDVKISNPQGGMVLWLQIPNLNQVTFARAIADQNIDIRLGHLFSTLDLYSNCLRINIGYSLEGETKQQLDALIELIHIHS
- a CDS encoding CobW family GTP-binding protein, with amino-acid sequence MSSDKSPMLSIPTNIITGFLGVGKTSAILNLMKNKPENEHWAVLVNEFGEIGVDGSLIQGNQTTQQVFIREVPGGCMCCAAGLPMQIALNQLLNEAKPDRLLIEPTGLGHPKEVLQVLSSEHYRKVLSLQKNVTLVDARKLSDSRYADHDTFNQQITIADTVVGNKVDLYQDGDAEKLAEYVTEICHPNTKLVFAHHGKIPFEEFEGDTNFFGQQAHHHHHHQEKPLASELPMPESGMIKATNQGEGFESVGWRFSAEKLFDHQRLRHFLVGLKAERMKAVFITQSGIFGYNLTEDGLTESELDECIETRIEVIGLEIDDDLEGQLLECMIA
- a CDS encoding EamA family transporter, yielding MKRNDLLLAVFVMAIWGFNFSMIKMGVTNVHPLLATAARFSLAVIPVIFFVARPNVAWRYLVSYGFVFGVGIWGMASWSITAGLSSGLSSVLLSTNVLIGMAVGVWVFKESASVRKLLGAMLAMCALAVLVSAATGNVTVNGVILIMIAACSWTLMGVIVKASKTIQAFAFNVWGMLFAPVPLVLFAVMLHGDQIIWQGIEQWDWNTTIAVLFQAYPTTLFGYWVWNKLLIQYPLSTTAPLTLLVPIFALISGYFMYDEVLSVAQVVASILFLVGIGLIVKPANVSNTKATQTLAEQND
- a CDS encoding carbonate dehydratase, with the translated sequence MLRRNPSGHMPNVSETAFIDPTAIICGKVIIEDNVFIGPYAVIRADEVNEQGDMEAIVIKRDTNIQDGVVIHSKAGAAVTIGERSSIAHRSIIHGPCEVCDDVFIGFNSVVFNAVIGKGCVIRHNCVVDGLDLPENFHVPPMTNIGSGFDLNSISKVPPEYSAFSESVVSANHTLVQGYRRIANEL
- the cqsA gene encoding alpha-hydroxyketone-type quorum-sensing autoinducer synthase, with translation MSDKTKNKPLPSFIEERLNFYIQDLITQNQSQKHLVLGKRPQRSAVVMQSNDYLALSHNKQIQQAHQAAICEHDDNVVMSAIFLQDEQSKPAFETELANYVGMESCMLSQSGWAANIGLLQTICPPETPVYIDFLAHMSLWEGIRAAGAVAHPFMHNNMNHLRKQLERHGSGVIVVDSVYSTIGTIAPLRDIYEMAQEFDCAVVVDESHSLGTHGENGAGLVQALGLTNQVDFITVSLAKTFAYRAGAILGPKQLSRTLPFVAYPAIFSSTVLPQEVVRLEKTLEVIKGAEGKREALFNRAKSLTTGLKRIGFNIRSESQIVALECGNERNTERVRDFLEQRDVFGAVFCRPATGKNKNIIRFSVNADMTPKDIDHVLTVCHEAYHHPELEFV
- a CDS encoding Fur family transcriptional regulator; its protein translation is MRDIEAIIEHVKQGCKTNGKQFTAKRLLILRALVHADKALSAYEIVEYCKEHFDQHVQAMSVYRVLEFLEEQHLAHKLQVSNKYILCDHILCDHEHGIPQFLICSKCDKISEQTIAPSIIRDLQSHAKQEGFTVTSPQLEISCVCDECVDT
- a CDS encoding ABC transporter substrate-binding protein; this encodes MKIKTSAIFVLSALALPSHANECGEFTIADMNWNSASLIAHVDQFILNEGYGCDAQLIPGDSVPTGTSMIEKGQPDVAPELWTNGIKEALDKGVADKRLRYAGKSLVNGGEEGFWVPNYLVEQYPELTTIEGVIKNAKLFEHPEDDEKFAFYSCPAGWTCQITSGHLFDALKLEDHNFEMVDPGSGAALAGTIAKAYERKKAWFGYYWSPTPVLGKYEMVKVDFGSGIDVEEFRNCTTQPDCESPKVTMFPPAPVHTVTTESFATSQPLAYEYFQKRGFTNQKMSQMLAWMEENQADAEEAMYYFLESSPEVWKPWVSEEIASKVQQAL
- a CDS encoding c-type cytochrome, translated to MRKSALALMLLFLSTVASAAEYQQLANMCIACHGSNNDTSFPSIPNLKWQNQVYLTEQLTDFKSGKREDKTMSKVAQLLSEEDIKKLANYFYQLNNTGSPQ
- the ihfA gene encoding integration host factor subunit alpha, which translates into the protein MALTKADLAENLFETLGYSKRDAKETVEVFFEEVRKALENGEQVKLSGFGNFDLREKNERPGRNPKTGEDIPISARRVVTFRPGQKLKARVENIKIEK
- a CDS encoding hybrid sensor histidine kinase/response regulator, producing MNAIRKVYQYAEPNLTLVGWMGFVGFPIYYIVWEFLFPQPYENLALRLFCSVLFFGIIFRNRVPFEWRKYLPAYYQVAVTICLPGFFFYMLLMNNWSNVWVMSFMSAIFLHILLVHVTRVMFAQTFAGIGIATLCAWIAQGFYLELTMDWTHVPIFLFIYLFGNLFYFRNQVEHENKVSLAKSFGAGIAHEMRNPLSGLLTSIDVMQSILPNPKSGDQKGQYALSNEEVIQLREVGDEAMEIIHSGNETIDLLLTSIDENRVSRSTFKKHSAQAVVEDAIDSFNYKRSADKSAISLDVQSNFEFLGSDTLLKYVMYNLFKNAFHHRSPEDFHIHVTMFSDEVTNQIMVTDNGSGITNDIIRRIFQDFYTTGRSGNYGLGLPFCQKVMRSFGGEIKCQSEVDQWTQFTMIFPSLTSNSVQEIKSELTKLKTVLMISDQTVLSSKMTEISRFMGFDLEILDVASALQNKEYQFEFDLIFADMESLDLRANCLDRIESLLSFTEARIIYLYERHPIKRVRNISFEPIWVETQVWLLNTKATIDRLLFDSNYVMPSVAVKPLEATTKRTIMVVDDNESLRRFTAMLLEKQGFDVVQKEDGQQALDALDTDDIDLILMDIEMPIMDGVEASRRIRSADKEYSSVPIIAHTGDSSPVTLEKMESSGMSDFIVKPADKNRLFDKIAHWI